tgtggccggctagaagttttaactattgcaggttattattcagctTAGCAGTACTTTGTGATAGAAATGTTTCCTGGGTAATACCTacgtaagtttataatttttcacttaacagtattacgatgttgtagctgtgcggacgacgaagactGTACCGACGACAATCCCGAGCTGCCGCTGTTGTTGCTGCCGCTGCTGTTCGACTAGagccccgagtcgtctccagactCACGGATAATCATGGTACGGGCAATAGTTTGACTTACAGATTCCTCCGCCTGTCCAATCCTATCGTCCTACTAATACTCGCAgattaacgaatcaggcgcgtctacactGGTGCGAGCATAGCTGGACATTGCGTCGGCGGGCGCGCCCCACAAATACTTATGAAAGGGTGTTCTGCCTCCTTTATGCTCGCAACGCGGCAGAGGCTCTCAATACGCAAAGATGAACAACGGCACAGCTAATTCCATTTCGTCGTTACGTTGGATACATTTAATTAAAGGTACCTTGGTTTTTACCGAGcactttacaatattttcattataattacaatcaattatgtacagttagaaataaatacactattacatcgattacgTATGAAATATACTTTCTGTAGTGAAGTCTTCAGAATCGTAAGTACAAtacaaatgaaatgtcgtgtgacgagggcctcccgtcgggtagaccgttcgtctggtgcaagtctttctatctgacaccacttcggcgacttgcgcgtcgaaggggatgaaatgatgatgattaggacaacacaacacccagtccctgagcggagaaaatctccgacccagccgggaatcgaaccctggccctttggattgacagtctgtcgcgataaccactcagctaccgggggcggacacaataCAAGTTATCAACCGATATAAAACGGCGAAAAATTTggaatggtgcagaaggtattttatctgcattttcggcaTTACAAGTCCCGAAAcctgcaggaggaacacgacttgaTAGCTACCGGCTGGTCACGTTACTAAATTTCGATTTCAAGATTTCCATGCGTCTTCTAGCTATGCTATGTGTCCCATGAATAAATCAGCTTAGGTGGTGATAATAACATCCAGACCATCGTCGGTGAATTCGAGATGTGACCGCCGTGGGGCAAAACATTTCCCACTTACAGGCTTCTCAGTCTCCATGGACTGGATAgtgattcccccgacgttcacgaagatgtgaacaaaaaaaaaaaaaaaaaataaaaaaaaaatgttcaaatgtgtatgaaatcttatgggacttaactgctaaggtcatcactccctaagcttacacactacttaacctaaattatcctaaggacaaacatacacacccatgccagagggaggactcgaacctccgccgggaccagccgcacagtccatgactgcagcgcatcagaccgctcggctaatcccgcgcggcgcagatgTGATCACGTACCTCCTTGAAGGGGAGGAGTCCATGCTTCTCGTCATTAGAAGACGCAGAGAATCTATACGGATgaaacgctcagtacggcaggatTGCCCACTGTCGACCTCGCTTTACGCCACTGCGATGGGACCATTTATCTGCGGACTACGGCGACACTTCATGGGTATTTCACTCTCGGAGCACGTGTTCTGCTGCCATACCTATGCGGGCGACTTGCCACTCGTCGCATGTTCAGTGTTCGAAATACAAGCCACGATACAATGGGttttacccgttacagtgcagggagaGGGAGTACTATGAAGGTTGCAAAACCACGCACCATTAAGAACGGCCGTGGCCTTCCCACAGATAGCGTGGCTCTCTTTCAGCCGGTGGACACCCTCCGCTCTCTCAGAGCGGTGGGTACGTGAGAAATTCGCCGTACCTCGACGATCAGTTTTCTGGCGCTATTGCAACGCCTTTGGGTAAACATACAGAGCCACCTACCACgtctactaaatacactcctggaaattgaaataagaacaccgtgaattcattgtcccaggaaggggaaactttattgacacattcctggggtcagatacatcacatgatcacactgacagaaccacaggcacatagacacaggcaacagagcatgcacaatgtcggcactagtacagtgtatatccacctttcgcagcaatgcaggctgctattctcccgtggagacgatcgtagagatgctggatgtagtcctgtggaacggcttgccatgccatttccacctggcgcctcagttggaccagcgttcgtgctggacgtgcagaccgcgtgagacgacgcttcatccagtcccaaacatgctcaatgggggacagatccggagatcttgctggccagggtagttgacttacaccttctagagcacgttgggtggcacgggatacatgcggccgtgcattgtcctgttggaacagcaagttctcttgccggtctaggaatggtagaacgatgggttcgatgacggtttggatgtaccgtgcactattcagtgtcccctcgacgatcaccagtggtgtacggccagtgtaggagatcgctccccacaccatgatgccgggtgttggccctgtgtgcctcggtcgtatgcagtcctgattgtggcgctcacctgcacggcgccaaacacgcatacgaccatcattggcaccaaggcagaagcgactctcatcgctgaagacgatacgtctccattcgtccctccattcacgcctgtcgcgacaacactggaggcgggctgcacgatgttggggcgtgagcggaagacggcctaacggtgtgcgggaccgtagcccagcttcatggagacggttgcgaatggtcctcgccgataccccaggagcaacagtgtccctaatttgctgggaagtggcggtgcggtcccctacggcactgcgtaggatcctacggtcttggcgtgcatccgtgcgtcgctgcggtccggtcccaggtcgacgggcacgtgcaccttccgccgaccactggcgacaacatcgatgtactgtggagacctcacgccccacgtgttgagcaattcggcggtacgtccacccggcctcccgcatgcccactatacgccctcgctcaaagtccgtcaattgcacatacggttcacgtccacgctgtcgcggcatgctaccaatgttaaagactgcgatggagctccgtatgccacggcaaactggctgacactgacggcggcggtgcacaaatgctgcgcagctagcgccattcgacggccaacaccgcggttcctggtgtgtccgctgtgccgtgcgtgtgatcattgcttgtacagccctctcgcagtgtccggagcaagtatggtgggtctgacacaccggtgtcaatgtgttcttttttccatttccaggagtgtatgtgccagaAGCTCAGCTTTGTCAATACACACCTGGCAGCCCGGATCCCGCAGATTATGCCCATCAATGCGACAATCGCGGCCAGACTACCGGCAGCCTTCGGGTATTTTATATGTCCCGGAAACATCTTCAGTGTCGAGTATGATGCCCTTatcttaccgaagcgggatggtggcctcacGCTTGTTGACGTAAGAGCTAGTACCTCAGTCAGCACTTTACAACAATACTATCCTCCAGTTGTGGAAAAGCCAGGACACTAGTTTCACTGGAATGTTGACCGCCGAATTCGCATATATTTCGAGACGCCTGCTGACATCATTGGTACATAGCCCACTTCCAATGGCACACACCGTACTTTCCTTTCCGGAGTACTGCTACATATGCACCGCGCTCCCCAGGCTGGAAGACGAATACCCCcgcatctaccgccttctccgaccgCACCCACGCCTAAATCCTGCTGAAGCACGTAGGCCCCTGGTTTTCTGGCCTACAGTTTGAAAAAGGAGCCATCAACTACACCACAACACTGACATCACCGCGACGAGGTTCTTTCTCATCAACGGCAAATATACTACAAGCCAGGAACTGCACCTCATTGCGCTGGTGGGGTCACCCTGTACCTCAATTACAAGGTCGAGGATACAGATTTACACCATTTTCAGTGTGGTgctgcagcagctgtctggacccctgtgcagaagattgtggctttccaTCTCCGACTGCCGTCACATCAGGTCTCTCCTACCATGCCGATATATCCTGATGCGACTTATTTTCGATCGTCTAAATGGCACGCCATCACACAGATCAGTGGCTTGGCTTTAAAATACCTCTTCTGGGGCGACATCATCGATACGGCGGACTTCTGGACACGTATCCAGTACAGTACCGTACTCTGTGCCGACATCGACATTATAGGGCCTCTTTCGTGAACTATTTAATACCCGCCCAGGAGCTGGAATCTCGGCAAAACGCGCCACCAAAGCAGGAAACGTCCCCACCCCCTCCAACGATAGAACGGCGTTTGTACTGACGGCGAGACGACGGGATGCACGGCATAGCAACTCTTCCTACTTTTTTCATATTCCTTTTTCTCttcattttctgaacatttttccttacacatgtttaaTTCACGGATGGCTTTGAAACAAGCCTCATTTCTTTTTCGTTCGCATGTGCTCTGCTATTGCAGCTATTTATTAATTAtgtaaaacaataaagaaaaaaacgatCACAATCAAAGATCATATACTCTGTATAAAGTCTCCTCATGattagtttttttttctaaaatataagAATTCACCGGACTGTCGCGACTAGAAAACGAAGAAGAAGAGCCCTTGTGCCctgagtttttttgttttgttactctaGCTAATATCTCATTTTGTCATGAGactgataaaaattatttatttaaaataacaaatttatgtaaaaatttgaaatgtccAACAATTCTTATTTAATTTGGcttgaaaaaataaatacatacaaagaaaagttGGTAGGAAAggcagtaagcaggagatccctggcttCTGGTTGGAGTCCCGCTTAAAAAAAAAGTACATCAAAGTGCATGGTAACTGCAAAGGAGCACATGAATATCAGAGGTGAAtaataggttagtttcagtttaTCTCAGGGTACCAGAATAGAGCTCAGTTGCCTTGTCTCATTTGTTAGTTAGTACTCTATAAATTTGTTTACTGTGTAGTAGTAGGTGAGAAATGGTGCGTATCTAATGTTACACAGTCGACGCTATGAAGATAAAGCTTCGGATTATTTACATGACATCTGCTGAGACACTTCGAATGTTCACTAATTGATTGTGAAGTGCTTGCTGTTTGCAGATATGTGGTCCCTCATATTCAGATTGTCTTTCTTACCGCATTTTGATTTTATACCAAAACAGTGGGATTGGGCTTACTGAAATACTCTTGGAGAATTTCAATAATTTCGTAGCACTGAAATGTGTACAATATCAAAGGGAGCGGTAAAGCAGTTGTGGGATGTCCCGTGAGTAATTTGACTTCACAGCCCCTTAACAAGCTATAAACAGCTCTCTGAACAATAATCTGTCCGGTCTTCTTTTACTCTGGACATTTGTTCGTTCTAAGATGCTTATGATTGTGTGAGTCACTTACGTAAAGTCACTTTTGCAGCTAAATACGTAGTATTCATACCGTTGCCGTTCAAACACGTGATCACACTACTGCCTAAGCTTGGAATTTACTAATGCATTCTGCCTGAAAGGCACTTATTGCTTATACGACAAATGAATGTCTATAGCTTTGAACCAATCGCAGCGTACGCTAGCCTGTACACTAGCCTGTTCAAGTTGTCCACATTGGGTGGAGCAAACTTCTTGCGCTGCTGGTTCCAGACTGTCTTTCGAGGCTTCTGTGTGCTGTGAGACCTACATTGAGTTTTACAACTGAGAACTTGCATTCCCAGCCATCAAGGATAAGGTGTATCTATTCATGCAAGAAGCTGTATTTCGTtggaatttttaaaagtttgtttgtAATTATGTAATAAACATAGTTGAGTTCTACATTATGATATTAAACTTAAACATGGGTTGTTAATTAGAATGTTCGCTATGCCTGCAGGAGACGCTCACAAGGAACATTCCAAAGAGTCAATGTAAAGTTCTGATGAAATTTGGCAGGTGTTTGTAagaagcaaaataaatcaataactgtttttgtttttgCCCAGTTTCTCGTTTAAGGGGCGAAACACACACCGAAAGCTAATTTGACGTATTAGGTTTATAGGGATTAGCTTCGaaacaatgaaatataaaaaaatctttttataCAAAAGGTTGAAGTGTAActgacgttcttgaaaactgtataatcaacttttgaaaaaatcagaaaatttacaAATCACCCCTACACCGTTAATGAATTCTACAAAATAGAAACTTTtactacaacataaattaaagaagctcgcATTCCAAAGTAAATCCATGTGTGATGAAGATAGTTTCTGCAAtgatttttggaaaataagttgtACACAATGTGCTGTTGGAGTATGTACaatttataaggggcgttcaaaaaagaAACTTGCGGGAGTCATAacaacagaaaccagtacctgtatgttagaaatattgatcctggctgttgagacacttgttccactgtgacacaaggcggtgactgGCTATGTCATAAAATTcccgggctgcgatgttaaccggtTCCACATGTGCAGCTGGACGtcatcgtttgcccctcagagcctttttacggggaccaaaaatggcgtaatcgcaGGGAGAcacgtccggactgtatggagtgtggccgagaacctcccatttgaatttctgcaggagtgccgcgactgtgttggccgtatgaggtttagcattgttgtggagcagagtgaccccacgggtgagattgcctggtcgttttgatctgATTGCTTGACGAAGGGTGGTCAAcgcttgcgagtaacgctgggcattcactgttgtcccgtgctgcaggaagtgaatcagaagggggccatcttggccaaagaagaacatcagcataacctttccggcactcgtgtggacgacgacgtccagctgtacatgcggagCTGGTTAAACATCGCATCccagggaattttatgagacagccgttcaccgccttttcacagtgggacaagtgtctcaacagccaggatcaatacttctaacacacaggtactggtttctgtaattatgcctcaaactcgtttctttttgaacgccccttatacctaattaaaatatctaaactttCATTTTTATTCCAGTTATTTTTTGTACGTATTTTGTTGTATTATGGAAATCGTTATTTCactttttcatttcatatttttttttagtttaccctTTCACATACGtatattaaaatagaaaataatgaGCAACCAATTATTATAATACAAAATCGTTGCAGTAACGATTATCggtaaagaaatgcttaaaactgATTTGTATCAGTCATATTTCAATTCATTGGAAAACCTCGACGAAGAGAACTGCcaatgtactagtgactgcagcttcatTATACTTTTTCTCAGGTCGAGATTGACCTCATATCACGCAGCAGAACTAGATCTCAAAATCTTTTCACAAAGTCGTTCCTACATTGAAAGCCGTATGCATCAACTGCTGTATTTGCTCTGTCGTGCCTTTTTGGATCACCAGATCACTGAAGATCACAGAAAAACACTTGTTTTGTTGTATTATTGAAATATGAATGAATAAAATATGTTCAAAGACAGAAATCACTTTGTATGAAGTTATCGTGATGAGTGATAAGTTATGCGTTGTAGTTAGATGCGTTATAATGATTTTTTGTGTGTAAAGACAGTATTGAGAGCTTTACTACGGATTGAAGAACAGAACGCCAGACCATTACTGTAAAAATTGATATTTCAAAGTACTACATACGAGGTAACGAAACCTGAAAGCAACATGGACAACAATGAATACTAAGATTTTAAAACAGTCTGGCACAAATGAAAGATAGTATGTGACAAACATTTTGTGAACTGGGCCCATCCGTGTGAGTCGACTGCACAGACTTCGCCCAAGGGAGCAGTGAAGATTAACACTAAATCATTTCGGTGCCAGATGGAATATTACGATCTCTGCAGAAAAACAGTAGATATGCTAATGCTAATCTTGTTTTGTCACATCCGGGCATATTTACATTTTAGCGTTGAATAGAACCTTTCCAGTGACTAATATTGTCCTATGAGTCCTTCTTCAAGGTTGTAAAAGGAGGTAaatgtgtaaataggctgtttaggtttttatattggtaacgccacgtagcgctctgtatgaaaatcactggttgtgctgtgtgaagtctgtggcctgTCTGCATTGCTGGataattgctattgtagtgttgggcagctcgatgtttaacagcgcgtagcgttgcgcagtaggaggtgagccgccagcggtggtggatgtggggagagagatggcggaattttgagagcggacgatctggacgtgtgtccatcagaaagagtaaatttgtaatattggatatcatggacaaaTGAAAACGGATTAGTTCCTGGAAGCCTTGGGGAGTGTCAAAATGGCCTCTTGCGCAGTACATAAAAATTAAGCGAGTATAATTCTCTCCCTTTTTAAGAGCTTGCAGTctttaacttttcgattccacgatcAAAACGTAAAACGACTAATAGTTTTCTCCAGGTCACCTCATTAGAGAAGCCCTCTGCCTCCTGCATAGCACTCTAAAGCGTGACAGGTGTTtagcgagtgaggtggcgcagtggttagcacactggaatcgcattcgggaggtcgcCGGTGCAAtcgtgcgtccggccatcctgatttaggttttccgtgatttccctaaatcgctccaggccaatgcggggatggctcctttgaaagggcacggccgacttccttccccgtccttccctaatccgatgagaccaatgacctcgctggtgGGTCCCTTCCCTCAAACAACCCCACCCCAGAGACATGTATTTTTTTTCTAGAGCGTAAAAATAACAATAATCATGAAATATGGCACTAGGATATAACCCGTTCGTACCTCTTCCGCTAATGTAAATCCATTTTGAGTGCTGCGACTAACGATTCTATCGAGAATCATCCTCAAATTGGGTGTGTATCTGATTTTCagaattattaaataatttttctctcacTAAGCAATCAACAACTTTTCCACCCCCATCAGTAACGCGAGTCACTAAAACTAAACTACgcccgaacaagccatgaaggctCAGCggcactgaccggccgccgtgtcatcctcagcacacagacgtcactggatgcagatacgaagggacatgtggtcagcactccgctctcacggccgtatgtcggtttacgagaccggaaccgctacttctcaatcaagtagctcctcagtttgcctcacaagggctgagtgcaccgcgcttgccaacagccctcggcagaccggatggtcacccacccaagagcTAGGCCAGCCCGACGGCTCTTAacgttggtgatctgacgggaaccggtgtaaccactgcggcaaggacgttcgCAAACGGGAGTCACACCGAAAGAGATTTTACACGACTTTGGAAACCCATACCTATATTGTGAAATATTTCATATTCCTTTATTAATGACATTAGAAGAATGTGCAAATTAAGAGAATAATTGCATCAATCAGTGACCACCGTTTATCCCTCCATTTCCTTACATAACACTGCAATGGTGCTGAAACGAAAGATCGCAGTAATCTAAGCAATGGGAATTTATTTAGACAAATGAGTCCACTTTTTATACACAGCTCTTTCTATTCTGCCAAGTTCCTCTTATTGTCTAAGGATATGGAATACGTACGTGAGAACAGCGTAATTTTCCTTGTGTCAGACCATGCGTTGACTGTCGCATGGTCTACTGACACACTGCACTGATGCGGATATCCAACAACACGGGGCCACAGTGCTTCGAGCGACTCCAGAAGATGCGTTTGCTGTCGGTTTGAAACAGCCTTGTGGcaaatgtcagaactgtgcagCTAATGGTGATTGCTTTTCAAGACCAGTAAAAGTACTTTGTTtgtaacttttgtttcctttattacctGAGACAATTCACTTAAGTTTTCAGGCCCACCATGTAATCTGTGTTCCTTTGCACTGACGTTTGCAATAACGTATCAATGCATATAATCTCAAAAGTGAAACTGagagtaaaattaattttttaaaatctgcTCTTAAAAAGTAAACATTAAAGCTAATCTGTGTCTCCTGACACTCGCCACTGACTTTTGCAATCTAGAAAGTATGCACGCGACAAGTGCGACAGGGGTCAAGTTTTCCGCGGTGAATGGCAAAAGTTTTGCGCCGCGGGGGGACCAGGCGGCTCCGGCTGTGGCTATATAATCAGTGACCGCCGCCCAAGCAGGCACACAGCAGCGGAacgtagcagcagcaacagcaacatggCGTGCAAGGTGAGGCAATCGGCAGCAGCGCACTCTCGTGTTTACCTGGCGCCGTGGCGACGGCTTTGCCGAGCATTAATTTGAACTTACTTTCACCTCTCGTATACTCGTAAACGAGGGCCAAGAAATCACGTATAACGATGAAGAATTGAACACAATTGCCGGTAATGAACGACAGACGTGTCTTACACGGCAATTTTTTTTGTTGCTTTTCGTAACACAATAATGATATCGTCTGTTAAAACATCGTCTGTCAAAACATTATTCCAGGTTCCTCCATGTCTAATTTTTAGGCTACGTTAGTTAGGACAATTATCAAAGAAACAATGGGCATTCGCGCTGTTCAGGAGAAACAATAATTACTACATTATGTGAGATATCTCAGATACTTTTGGAATTGGAATACATTAATATAGTGCATTGCATTGCCATTTGCGCGCTTTTGACAAGCAGTGTTAGCTACCTGGACTTCCTTTCCAgcaaaggaatatatatatatatatatatatatatatatatatatagggagagagagagataatagaGGGAGAAGGTAGAGGAAAATTTAACGAACAAATAGGCTAAGATCAATGATGAGGGTGTTTGTTCCCCACTGTATACTTTCCTGTACAGAAGTAGTTTGTGCCTTTTGGCACTATATACATATTGTATGAATAAGGCGGTTAATAgcaaggtgtgtggtttgagagTGGGCGTGTCAGAGTCAAACTGGTAACCACTAAAGctgaattttatatcagtgcaactgagacagacgaataaaaaaaaatatccaaTTTCCTCAACACTGAAGAGTTGCGGACCTACCATCACGTGGCAGAGCACGCCTCGAATAAAAAAAACACTTTAGAATGATATAATATATTAGTCTAACGGATGCAGATGCAATTAAATATTCCATAGAATTACATCTAAAGCACACGCTCTACTGGTCACTAGCGCTTATCAAAGAGATATGTCGCTGCTTTAGTTCTTTTGCTTTGAATGGACTCTTCATACAGCAGAAAATCTCCACTTTATTTTTGCCAAATTTTTCTTGACTTCAGAGTCCCACTTAGGAGTATTGCAGACACCTTCTACAGGGCCATACGAAAACTGGAAAATATGTTCTAGACAAAAGAGGGAGCACTTTTTATCTGGGACTGAGTTGTCAGAGCGGGAATGTTAACAGTATTCTGTTTCTTTGGCAGTTGATCATCCTGTCCGTAGTGGTGGCCGTAGCAAGCGCCGGCTACCTGGGCGCCCCCGCCGTCTACGCCCCTGGCGCACCTCTGGCTGCCCGAGGATACGCCGCCCCCGCCTACGCCGCCCCCATCGCTCGTTACGCCGCCCCCGTCGCTAGGGCCTATGCCGCCCCCGTCGCCAGGGCCTACGCCCCAGCtgtcgctgccgcccccgccgccgtggAGTACGACCCGCACCCCGAGTACAGCTTCGCCTACAACGTCCAGGACGCCCACACTGGTGACTCCAAGAGCCAGCACGAGAGTCGCAGCGGAGACGTCATCCAGGGCAGCTACAGCCTGGCCGAACCCGACGGTTCCATCCGCGTCGTCGACTACACCGCCGACCCCGTCAACGGCTTCAACGCCGTCGTGCACAAGGAGGCCGGCGCCCACCCCGCCGTTGCCGCCCCGGTGGCCGTCGCCCACGCCCCTGTGGCCGTCGCCGCCCCCGCCAGGGCTTACGCCGCTCCCATCGCCAGGGCTGCCTACGCCGCCCCCATCGCTAGGGCTGCCTACGCTCCCGCCCTGGCCTATGGTGGCACCTACCACGGTTAAGGACTGACGtggaccaaccaaccaactgctcaTCCTCATTTTGTACAAATTTTTGTATCCATTAATGAACATCAATATATTATTTGTCTAAACTACTTAGTGGTACAttattacttattttcattttcatccCAAACCCAGCCTTTCCAATGTATGCTAAATTACGATAGCTCTCCCAAATGTACGTAATTGAGCTACAGTATTATAACTATTTTCAGTACTTGGAAATTATAATACGTAGCCAATGTTGTATGCCATGTAGCACAAGTTGTAGAATGTCTACGCCATAAAACATTTCCAGCAATTTAACCAATTACCAGAAAATAAGGTAAATCTGTCACCATCTAAAAGGTTGTTTGAACAGTGCTGTGCCTTACAACCATTGGCTCTGAACAGGTTGCGAATGGAtcaaaggtaccgaccgaccaccgtgtcatcctcagccattaGGCTTCACTGGATGCAGGTATAGagaggcatgtcgtcagcacatccCTCTCCCTGTCGCTGTCGGTTTTGCagatgctacttctcagtcaaggagcTCCTCAATTGAAGCCAGtcttactactgcggcaaggccgttggcactgtgctttactaggcatgattTTATTGGAAGTGGTACGCCCTTGCCTTACCTCTGAGCTTTCATCTCTGAGCGGACTTACCCGACGGGTTATACAGAAATTTCACGGCACGTTGCTGTTCAGCGTTTCCACATTAACAAACATAGCCAGAGGGGACAGATGTCATAATTGACAGATAGGAAGCTGAAGACATTGGTGGGAAGCAGTAGTAGCAGTATACAGTGCAAGGTGAGAACCAGTTGCATCGAGCCATCGGGTGAGAACAACACAGTTTATCCATGttccagaaagaaatttctggTCATGTACCACTATTACGGAAAAAGCTCAAGGTGACATCTAATTCTGCGTTGTTCTGCCATATAGGTATGTATTACTTTTTCAAGTAATTGTTGCACAACGGTACACACGCCGCTGCAAACTGTAAGATTAATTCTGGATCAGGTCTTGTAGACTGTGACTAAGCCATTTCTCCGTAGTATCATATTTAAAGTTCCGTGACTCAATCGGTGAAAACTAAAC
This genomic stretch from Schistocerca cancellata isolate TAMUIC-IGC-003103 chromosome 2, iqSchCanc2.1, whole genome shotgun sequence harbors:
- the LOC126158523 gene encoding cuticle protein 18.6-like: MACKEYCRHLLQGHTKTGKYVLDKRGSTFYLGLSCQSGNVNSILFLWQLIILSVVVAVASAGYLGAPAVYAPGAPLAARGYAAPAYAAPIARYAAPVARAYAAPVARAYAPAVAAAPAAVEYDPHPEYSFAYNVQDAHTGDSKSQHESRSGDVIQGSYSLAEPDGSIRVVDYTADPVNGFNAVVHKEAGAHPAVAAPVAVAHAPVAVAAPARAYAAPIARAAYAAPIARAAYAPALAYGGTYHG